The genomic stretch CGGCGGCCTCCTTGACGGTCCAGACGCGCGCGGCCGCCGCGATCGCGCCGAGCTGCGACGACGCGACCAGCGTCTGCTCCGCATCGTCGGCGTAGAGCGGGAGGTTCTCGAGAAGACGGTCCTGGAGCGCTTCCACGTCCACGCCGACGGCCGTCTCCGCGGCCACGGCGATGGTGAAGCGCCGGTCGTGCGACACGCTGCAGCGCAGGCCCGTCCCGCCGGCCAGCGGCCTGACGCCGTCCCCGTCCAGCGTGTGGATGGCGGTCGCGGGGGTGCGCTCATCGCCGGTCAGCCGGCGGAAGAGGCGTTTGCACGCGAGGCGTGAAGAACAATACGAGGTCCGGCGCCGCTCGCCCATCCCGGCCGTGCGCAGGCGCTCGGTCTCGGTGAGACACTGCTCCGCAAAGGGCATCAGCGTGGCCTGTTCGATGAGGACCACGGCGGCGCATCCCCGGGCGATCGGTCCGAGGGGATCCTCCTCCGCCCCGGCGCGGACCCACGCCGGCGGCTGCAGCGTCCCGCCGCTCACGTCGCGCATGGTCACCCCGTGGAGCACCTCGCACGGCTGGCCCGCCATGTCCAGGATCCAGATGTCGAAGGTCAGCACGCCCGCGGCGGCCCCCACGGGGAAGATCCGGCTCACGTAGGTGCCGCCCTCCGTGGGCCGCACGATCTCCCGCCGGCGGAAGCCCACGGGAAAGGCCACGATCCCCGCGTGCCGCTGGCTCCAGACGCAGGCGGCGTGCAGCGCGGCGTCGAGCACGAAGGGCGAGCCGAGGGGCGGCTCGGGCGCGTCCTGGCTGCGCGCGGGGGCGTCGATCACCGCGAGCGCCCCCTCGGGCGAGACGAACAGGGGGCGGGCGATCGTCCGGAACGCGGGGCCGAACGGGACGAGGTCCCGGTAGATCGCCTCCGGCTCCACCGTGAGGCAGCGGCCCGCGAGCGCGGCGGCGAGGTCCAGGGCCGCCGGGATCTCCGGCCGCTCTTCGGCGACGAACTCGACCTGCGCATGAACCCGCGTGCGCGTCATGCCGGAGGACCCGGCCGCCGTCCGCGTGAGCAGCGCGGCGCGCAGGGAGCCGTCGTCCAGCGGGCGCAGCTCGCACCAGGCCGCGATCGGGCCTCCGCCGCTTGGCAGCTCGAGGAACTTGTCGAAGGTCGCGTTGCGCAGGCGGCGCACCGGCCGGCCCGGTTCGCGCTCGCGGACCCAGCCCGCCAGCAGCTGCATGGCCTCCACGGCCGGGAGCACGGCCCGCCCCTGGAAGCGGTGGTCGGCCCAGGCGGGCTCGACCGGGATCGTCACGGCCAGGCGGCCGTCGGGACCTAGCGGGGGAAGCGCGCCCACAACTCCAGGGTCTTCTCGTCGATGCCCACCGGGATGCCCCTGGCGTTCACCGCGCAGTGCCGCGTGAAGCCGGTGCACGCCAGGGCGCCGCCCTCGGCGTGGGTGATGACGTAATCGAACTGTGCCTTGACCCGCTCGAGCGTGGACGGACGCGTGTGGATGTACATCGCGTCGTCGTAGGTCAGCGGGCTGAAGTACTCCAGCCCCGTGGCGATGATCGGGTAGACGAAGCCGCTCGCCTCGACGTCCTTGTAGGTGTAGCCGGAGTCGCGCATCAGCGAGGCCCGCCCGAACTCGAAGTAGCGCAGGTAGTTCGAGTGGTAGACCACCTGGGAGCGGTCAGTGTCGGCATACAAGGTGCGCAGCTGGCAGCGGTGCCACACCAGGCCGCTGGTGCGGTCGCGCACGTAGTTCGCGGCGGCATCGCCGTCGAGGGGCTCGGGGCGAAACGGCTTCGGTCGCACGCTACACGCCTCTGAAGACGACGCAGCAGTTGGTGCCGCCGAAGCCGAACGCGTTGGAGAGCAGGAACTCCTGGGCGTGGCGGCGCGCCTGCCTGGGGACGACGTCGATGTCGTCGAAGGCCGGGTCCGGGATGTGGTTGACCGTCGGGAGCACCAGCCCCCGGCGCATGCCCTCTATGCCGAGCGCCGCCTCGACGGCGGCCGCCGCCCCGAGGGTGTGGCCGATCTGGGACTTGTTGGCGGAGATCGGGATCTTCCCCAGGGCTTGCCCGAACACGGCGCGCAGGCAGGCCACCTCCACCGCGTCCCCCTTGGGCGTGGAGGTGCCGTGGGCGTTGACCGCGTCGATGTCGGCCGGCTCGAGCCCGGCGTCGTCGATCGCCTCGCGGATGGCCCGCACGATGGTCTCCTGGTTGGGCATCGTGAAGTGGTGGGCGTCGGAGGTCCAGCCGATCCCGGCCACCTCGGCCAGCGGCTTCAGCCCATGCTCGGCCAGCGCGGTGTCCGCCGCGAGCACCAGGACGCCTCCGCCCTCGGCCATGACGAAGCCCTTGCGGTCGACGCTGAACGGGCGGGAGGCCTGCGTGGGGTCCGCGAACGCCCGGTCGCCCTCCGTGACCTTGATGGTGGCCCACATGTTGGAGAACCCCTGGATGATCTCGGGGATCAGACAGGTCTCCACGCCGCCGGCGAGCACGAAGTCGCAGTCGCCGTCCCGGATCATGCGCGCGCCGATGGCGATCGCGTGGTTGCCCGAGGCGCAGGCGCCCTGCGGCGAGAAGATCGGCCCGGTGAAGCCGAGCAGCATGCCGGCCTTGCCGGCGGGCACGTTCGCGCAGAGGTTCGGGAGCAGGTACGGGCTGACCTTCGTCGGGCCCTCCCGCGCCAGGTTCTCCACGGCGATGCGCATCGCGTCGCTGCCGTTGAGGGCGGAGCCCACGAGGCACGCCGTCCGCGGGCCGGTGCGCCCGTCCATGGCGAGCCCGGCGTGCGCCAGGGCCCGCTTGCAGAGGGCCATCGTCAGGAAGACGAAGTCGGCGTTCCAGCTGCCGGCATCCTTGGCCTTGACGAAGTCCAGGGACTCCGGACGCCAGTCGGGGATCTCCCCCACGACGTTGCTGCGCGAGTCGGTGGCGCAGCGCGTCACCCGCCGGAAGCCGGCCTCGCCGCGCACGGCGCGCTCCCAGGTGCTCTCGAGCGTGGAGCCAAGCGCCGTGGCCACGTCGTAGCCGACGACGTAGACCTTCCGGTTCAGCGGCGGCCTCATCTCGCTCGCTCGCGCTGGCGGGGGTGGCGGGTCGTCATGCGACCCGCTCGAAGACGACGCACGTGTTGCAGCCCCCGAACCCGAAGGCGTTCTTGAGCACGAACGTCTGGTCGACCCGCCGGGCGCCCTCGGCCACGCAGTCGAGCGGCAGCTCCGGGTCGGGCCGATGGTTGATCGTCGGCGGCAGCATGCCCGCGAGCATGCCCTCGAAGGCGAGGACGGACTCGATCGCGCTGGAGGCGCCCATCGCATGGCCCGTGAGCGACTTGTTCGCGGTCACCGGCGGCAGAGCGTCGCCGAAGACCTCCCGCAGCGCGTCGTACTCCACCTTGTCGCCCACGCGCGTCGCCGCGGCGTGCGCGTTGACCGCGTCCACGTCGCCGGGCGCCACCCCGGCCTGGTCCAGGCTCTCGCGGATGCAGCGGCGCACCGTGTCGAGGTGCGGCGCCACGAAGTGGTGGGCGTCCGACGTCATGCCCCAGCCGGCGACCGCGATCCGGTAGTCCAGGCCGTGGGCGCGGGCGAACTCCTCGGCGGCGAGGACGACGCACCCGGCCCCCTCCGACACCACGAACCCGCGCCGGTGCGCGCTGAAGGGCCGGCTGGCGGCCTGCGGCGGCTCCTCGGGCTGCCCCTCCTTCGGGACGTAGGCGCCGTTCATCGTGGCGAAGCCGGCGACGATCGGCTCGACGAGCGCGAAGTCGGCCGCGCCGCAGAGCACCACGTCCGCCCGGTCCTGCGCCAGCAGCAGCGCGCCCACGGTCATGGAGGTCACGCCCGTGGCGCACGCCGTCACGGTGCTCACGATCGGGCCCGTGGCGCCGGTGTGCATCGAGACCTTGCCGCCGACCATGTTGATGCAGGAGTTCGGGTTGACGCAGGGCAGCGGCAGCGTGCCGTCGGCGACGAGCTTGCGGTCGGCGGCGAGCACGGCGTCCAAGCCGCCCACCGCCGAGCTGTAGGTGATCGCCACGCGCGGCGCCAGTTCCGGCGTGATCCGGAGGCCGGAGCGGGCGAGGGCGCGCTCGACGGTGACGAGCGCGTACTTGAAGATCGGCGAGGGCCAGCGGGCCTGCTCGCGCGGCTTGAGGAAGTCGTAGGGCAGGTGGTCGATGTCCGGGGCCTGGCCGGCGATCTTGACGGGGAAGTCGTCGCCGGCCGCAAAGCGGGTCAGCCGCCCGACGCCGCTCTCGCCCCGCAGGGCGCGCTGCCACTGCCCGTCCAGGTCGAGCCCGAGCGGGGAGATCGCGTCGTAGCCGACGACGACGGGACGCCTGCCGAGCAACGCGCCCCCTACCAGGGCAGGAACTTGTAGAGCTTGGCGAACATCTCGTAGACCTCGATCCAGTTCTGGAGGTCCCTGGTCGAGGCCATGTGGGCGCGCTTGTTGACCATCACCCAGCTCATGTGGGCCGCGCCGTCCTTGCACGTGGAGCAGTCGCGCGTCTCCGAGGTGCAGCAGCGGTGCATGGTCTTGAGGTCCGAGGCCCAGCGGATGAAGTTCGTGAGGTGCTTCGGGGCCGGGTCGCGCTTGTCGAGCGGCTGGGTCACCGACGGGCACTCCATCCAGCCGAACGGCCGGCCGAGCATCATCCCGGTGGTGATGACCTCGTGGTAGTACTTGGAGCTGATGACCGTCTCCGGGTAGGCATCGAGCATGGCGTCCATCTCGGCGCGGATGGCGGTCAGCTCCCCGGGCTTCCAGCTGAAACCCGAGACCCCCTCGTCGTTGGAGAGCAGCTGCATGTGCACCTTGAGGCCTGCGTCGCGGATCTTGCGGATGATGCGCTCGGTCCGGCCGATCTGCTTGGGCGTGATGGTGAAGAGGTAGTAGGTGTAGGGGTCGCCCTCGTAGTTCTTGCTGGAGATGGCGAAGGTGTCCCTGCCACGCAGCACGCGCTCGTCCTGCTCGTCGCCCCAGAGGGAGATGCCGACCATCAGGTCCGGGAAGCGGTCGCGGGGCACCTTGATCAGTCCGTTGGACGCGCAGAAGGTGGGGAGCCGCTTGTAGAACGCCTCCACGCGGTCGAGGCAGAGCGTCGGCTCGCCGCCGATGAGGATGGCGAGGTTCACGCCCCGTTCCATCTCCCGGTCGACGAACGCCTCCCACTCGGCGACGTCGGTCTCCTCCGGGGCGGCCTTGTGCTCGTTGGACGAGAAGAAGAAGCACCCCTTGCACCGCAGGTTGCAGCGGTTGGTGACGTCGTAGATGGAGCTGCGGATGTTGAGCCGGGAGATCTTCCGGTAGCGCTCGTGCCAGTGCTCGTCCAGGAGGGAGCTGATTGTCTTCATCGGGAGTGTTGGTGCTAGTCGAGCCCGAAGCCCGGTGGCGCCGTCATCCTTTCGCAGAGATTCCGGCCCTTAGTATAGTCCACGACCCAGACGGCGAGGTAGGTGTCGACGTAATCCAGCCAGGAGCGGAAGGTGTCGGGGTCCGTCGCGTGCCGGAAGAGGCGCGCCGTGACCACCGCGCTGCCGGCCGCGTAGTGGCGGCAGTCGGGGCAGTCGGTGTCGGGGACGCAGCAGGCGGCGTCCCGGTCCCACTCCAGGTCCGTGCGGTACTGGCGAAATGAGCGTCCCAGGCCTAAGTCCGTGGACGGGTTCCGGCGGGGGTACGAGCAGCCGAACAGGTCGTGCAGCCCCAGCCGGTGGGTGTGGGCCACGGCGTTGTAGGGCGAGAAGAGCACGTGGTCGGGGTGGCGCGCCAGCAGCTCGGTCATCGTCCGCCGGGTGCGGGCCAGCGACTCGGGCGTGTGACGCAGGCGGCCGCTGTAGCCGACGGGCGCGGAGAACATGTTGAACGTCACCTTGCAGTCCTCGCGCGCCAGGGTCGCGACCACGTCGCCGGCCTCGTCGATGTTGTGCGGGGTGAAGGTGTAGACGAAGACGGCGCGGGAGTCGCCCTTGTAGTTCTCGATCTGGCGGGCGAGCATGTGCCTGGCGCCGCGGATGCGCGCGCTGGTCTCGTCGTTGCCCCAGACCGAGACGTGGATCCGGTAGCCCACGGCGCGGGGGATGTGCATGATGCCGTTCGAGGCGATGGCGCCCAGCGGCATCTCCTCGTGGCACACCCGGAGCAGTTCGGGCACGAGGGAGGGCTCGGCGCCGGCGAGCACCACGTAGGTGATGCCGCGGTC from bacterium encodes the following:
- a CDS encoding radical SAM protein, which codes for MAEWTFAALTAEPEVRARWERVRRYFFLRESTYDMTRRCNIRCEGCYYFEGDKQHAAEHGDPDAWRALMRAERDRGITYVVLAGAEPSLVPELLRVCHEEMPLGAIASNGIMHIPRAVGYRIHVSVWGNDETSARIRGARHMLARQIENYKGDSRAVFVYTFTPHNIDEAGDVVATLAREDCKVTFNMFSAPVGYSGRLRHTPESLARTRRTMTELLARHPDHVLFSPYNAVAHTHRLGLHDLFGCSYPRRNPSTDLGLGRSFRQYRTDLEWDRDAACCVPDTDCPDCRHYAAGSAVVTARLFRHATDPDTFRSWLDYVDTYLAVWVVDYTKGRNLCERMTAPPGFGLD
- a CDS encoding radical SAM protein, giving the protein MKTISSLLDEHWHERYRKISRLNIRSSIYDVTNRCNLRCKGCFFFSSNEHKAAPEETDVAEWEAFVDREMERGVNLAILIGGEPTLCLDRVEAFYKRLPTFCASNGLIKVPRDRFPDLMVGISLWGDEQDERVLRGRDTFAISSKNYEGDPYTYYLFTITPKQIGRTERIIRKIRDAGLKVHMQLLSNDEGVSGFSWKPGELTAIRAEMDAMLDAYPETVISSKYYHEVITTGMMLGRPFGWMECPSVTQPLDKRDPAPKHLTNFIRWASDLKTMHRCCTSETRDCSTCKDGAAHMSWVMVNKRAHMASTRDLQNWIEVYEMFAKLYKFLPW
- a CDS encoding polyketide synthase dehydratase domain-containing protein produces the protein MTIPVEPAWADHRFQGRAVLPAVEAMQLLAGWVREREPGRPVRRLRNATFDKFLELPSGGGPIAAWCELRPLDDGSLRAALLTRTAAGSSGMTRTRVHAQVEFVAEERPEIPAALDLAAALAGRCLTVEPEAIYRDLVPFGPAFRTIARPLFVSPEGALAVIDAPARSQDAPEPPLGSPFVLDAALHAACVWSQRHAGIVAFPVGFRRREIVRPTEGGTYVSRIFPVGAAAGVLTFDIWILDMAGQPCEVLHGVTMRDVSGGTLQPPAWVRAGAEEDPLGPIARGCAAVVLIEQATLMPFAEQCLTETERLRTAGMGERRRTSYCSSRLACKRLFRRLTGDERTPATAIHTLDGDGVRPLAGGTGLRCSVSHDRRFTIAVAAETAVGVDVEALQDRLLENLPLYADDAEQTLVASSQLGAIAAAARVWTVKEAAAKVLGIDLAVAWGQVRVLEIGPEESRVALGAGPSVAARHAELDGHVITLLRRGDVPGEEAG
- a CDS encoding beta-ketoacyl-[acyl-carrier-protein] synthase family protein, encoding MLGRRPVVVGYDAISPLGLDLDGQWQRALRGESGVGRLTRFAAGDDFPVKIAGQAPDIDHLPYDFLKPREQARWPSPIFKYALVTVERALARSGLRITPELAPRVAITYSSAVGGLDAVLAADRKLVADGTLPLPCVNPNSCINMVGGKVSMHTGATGPIVSTVTACATGVTSMTVGALLLAQDRADVVLCGAADFALVEPIVAGFATMNGAYVPKEGQPEEPPQAASRPFSAHRRGFVVSEGAGCVVLAAEEFARAHGLDYRIAVAGWGMTSDAHHFVAPHLDTVRRCIRESLDQAGVAPGDVDAVNAHAAATRVGDKVEYDALREVFGDALPPVTANKSLTGHAMGASSAIESVLAFEGMLAGMLPPTINHRPDPELPLDCVAEGARRVDQTFVLKNAFGFGGCNTCVVFERVA
- a CDS encoding YbgC/FadM family acyl-CoA thioesterase, producing MRPKPFRPEPLDGDAAANYVRDRTSGLVWHRCQLRTLYADTDRSQVVYHSNYLRYFEFGRASLMRDSGYTYKDVEASGFVYPIIATGLEYFSPLTYDDAMYIHTRPSTLERVKAQFDYVITHAEGGALACTGFTRHCAVNARGIPVGIDEKTLELWARFPR
- a CDS encoding beta-ketoacyl-[acyl-carrier-protein] synthase family protein, with amino-acid sequence MRPPLNRKVYVVGYDVATALGSTLESTWERAVRGEAGFRRVTRCATDSRSNVVGEIPDWRPESLDFVKAKDAGSWNADFVFLTMALCKRALAHAGLAMDGRTGPRTACLVGSALNGSDAMRIAVENLAREGPTKVSPYLLPNLCANVPAGKAGMLLGFTGPIFSPQGACASGNHAIAIGARMIRDGDCDFVLAGGVETCLIPEIIQGFSNMWATIKVTEGDRAFADPTQASRPFSVDRKGFVMAEGGGVLVLAADTALAEHGLKPLAEVAGIGWTSDAHHFTMPNQETIVRAIREAIDDAGLEPADIDAVNAHGTSTPKGDAVEVACLRAVFGQALGKIPISANKSQIGHTLGAAAAVEAALGIEGMRRGLVLPTVNHIPDPAFDDIDVVPRQARRHAQEFLLSNAFGFGGTNCCVVFRGV